ATGGTACTCCACTGAACCCacctagaatggctaaaattaagaaGACTGAAAAGATCAAGTATTGACGGATGTAAAACTACTGGAATGTTgatacttcacttttttttttttttcttggagacagagtcttgttctgtcacccaggctggagtacaatggtgcaatctcagctcactgcaacctctgcctcctgggttcaagcgattctcatgcctcaacctccagagtagctggaattagagacCTATGCtagcatacccagctaatttttgtatttttagtaaagatggggttctgccatgttggccaggctagtctcgaactgctgacctcaagtgatccacctgcctcactctcccaaagtgctgggattacaggcatgtgccaccacaccaggctgtgTTGCAGACGTTAGTAAGGACACATTACCTTAACCACTTCAAGCTCAGAATCATCAGTAATGAGACAAACTGACATCGTGTGCCTTCTCATGTGATGCAATAAGAAGTAcacaacaggccaggtgtggtggctcatacctgtagtcccagctacttgggaggctgaggcaggaggattgcttgagcccaggagttggaggctacaatgagctatgatcctactgctgcactctagcctgggcgacagagaccctgtctcttaagacAAATCCAGAATTTGGGACATCTTATAATTTAGTTGCCCTGGATTCTTCAAAAATTCAAGGGATTAGGGATTAGGGGGTGGGTGAAGGCACTGATACTAAGAGAAATAACCAAATGAAATCACTGAATTTTGATTGAATCCTAGTTAAAAAGAGCTTAAAACTTCTAGATGTTTGGCAACAATGGGGGAAACTGGAATATGAcctatatattatatgattattGAATTAATGCTAAATGTGTTTAATAGTGATATCTGGTTATATAAGAATGTCCTTGTTCCTATGAGATGTACCTGATGATATCTCCCAAGTTATTTTCAAGTTgtttagcaaataaaaagaaaagtgtgtgtgtgtgtatacagaaaaataaatgatgttaCAAAATCTTAATAGTTGTTGAATCTTAAGGGACAGGTATATGGGTGTTCATTGAAGTTTCGATTTTTTCTATGGgtttaaaatactcaaaataaaaacataatcttTCCTTTCCAAGGGGAGGGGGTAAAAAATCTTGTTTTAGACTACTCTGATAATGTTTGAGCTTGAAGTTTTCTCAGTGAGTTATTGGGAAAtagtattaattctttttttgaattaTCTGTTATTCCATAGAATACTATAATTGGGTTATGGAGGTTATTTCATCTGGTCCTTTTTTTATACAGATGAAATTAGTCCAACAATAATTGAGTCACTTATTTAAATTACACTGTAAGCCAGAAGTAGAGCCTGTACAATGAATTCagctctctgttgtccaggataTTGCTTTTTCTGCTGTACCACATTACCTCTCCCAGTAAAAAGACTCTTGTTTGAGGTAGAgttgaattaaagaaaatactgtgtattatttttctcctaatgcatcttaaatatattttctccattgtgATAGTATCGTCAGACTGTGTTTGATCCACTAATCTATAGGTCAAGAAGTTGGTCAAAGGTTTCTACTACTTTTCTAGTTGCTCTTCTAGAAGTTCTTCTTTATCAAATGGTTTGGACTGTATATTTTGTTCACTGATTTTTAATGTCCTCTAGTTTAAGCTATGAAGAAGGACATCCCTTACACTCTGAAACAGATCTCcttcagagacagagttttgcagcCTCTCATCAGCTTCCTGGATATGCTCCCACACCTCAACCTACTGGTAACAATTCTCTTGTGAAATATACTATGAGTCTGGGTACATTTAGTGAATAAGAAGGAAAACCAATTTTCATGTGTTGGGTTCTGAATGTGTAGGACATACTCATGCCATGGGAAATGAAATGAGAGTAtaagcttgttttttgtttttgtttttgacactgCTCTGTtggccgggctggagtgcaatggcgtgatcttggctcactgcaacctccacctccggggttcaagtgattctcctgcttcagcctcccgagtagctgggactacaggcgcctgccaccatgcctggctaatttttgtactttttagtagagatggagtttcaccatattggccaggctggtctcaaactcctgaccttgtgatccttccacctcggcctccagaagtgctgggattacaggtgtgagctgccgcaccCGGCCAAAGCTTTGGTTTTTACCAACAgggaatatttatataattaataaattaaaagatcttttttcatgtatctttggagattttaaattataaatatgcttGGTCAAATTGATATGTTTACtatcaaaataaaactatttgggGTTGTAGAATGTTTTAGCctcaattttcagaaattttaaaatagagtcaggaatataattttatacaagtacatattttttttttactttgggatatattttatcttcaaatgTAGGTCTTTCTGGAATATTTGATACTAGTGTGAACAGTGCCAGCAGTAACACTAAAGAGTCTTCAGTGATGAATTTTCTGTCTACTGCTGAATCCCGAACTGCTCAGGCTGCTGCTTCAGGAACTACTCTCTTACCACAGTTCAGGGCTCCATCCTGGCAGACaggtgattctctgtttttagaatttttaagtcCTATAAAAATGCTGctgaaaaatatacatttgatgGCCTTGTCATTGTAGCTGGGAGTTTTGTTACAATATTGATTTTCCACTGAACTCTAAGACctggaatttttcaaaattttcaggtGAATAAAATTCAAGAATTTATTACTGGCAGAAATTTAGTTTTAGCATTCGACAAAAACTAGTAAGTTCACATTGAGGGGTAGATAATGATTAAAGAAGGTCTGATACAAGGTTTATATCTAGCAATTACTTGTCTACTTGAAAcaagcaaatattaaaatttattttagtgacTTCAAAATGGATAGGTGGTATAGTAAAAAAATTCTTGGGATTCATTTCACTGTTAGTGTTATATAAAGTTATCCTTAATTGGATAGATTAAATCTTTATTAAGAGCCATTACAAGTTGATATTATGATGTGCCCATTTTCCAGCAATAATTACAAGGTCTATAATgtgcttttctatttcatttttcttattttacttttcaaccGTTTCTCATCAAAAGTTATAtctatatatgtctgttttttgTGGTatgacaggaatttttttttggagttttttttgaGTTTCGTTGTCTTAAAGAAGAAATGTCATAGTGTATTTGAGAATATGTTTTTAAGGGATAGCTATAGGAAATAGTATTTTAACATTCTCATGTAAATTCCACTAATAGAAGTTTCTCAGTATACCTTAGtgacatttttttcctgcttctaagGAGATAATTAATGAtttggtgaaataaaatattttaaaacacagctttatttttactgcctgaaataattttatatttcatgtattttcctATTAGTATATTAGTTAGATTTTCCTATCTGTATATTAGTGCTGAAACTTGAGagttgaagaaattttaaaacaaaagaaaatctgttaATATTTCTGTAAAGTGTTTTTACTCTTGTgtagtttgtttttaaagtttttttggctttttaggtttcaattttgttttgttttgtttttttgagacacagtctcactctgtcgtccaggctggggtacagtggcacaatcttggctcactgcaacctctgcgtcctgggttcaagtgattcttgtgtctcagccgcccgagtagctgggattacaggcatgcaccaccatgcccagctaatttttatgtttttagtagagatggggtttcaccacattggccaggctggtctcaaactcctgacctcacgtgatctgcctgcctcggcctcccaaaagcgCCCGGCCTACGATTCAATTTTTAACAAttcatttttacaattatttgttaaattgcATTGAACAATTCATTTGTATCTGATCCTATAATTGAATTGCATTCAGAAGGGCTTGGACTCTCAGGTTAGTAGGtagaagtttttttatttttattttttcagagcaCGACTGATATTACTATCATATggacatttaaaagaaatttaatggaTTTTTGAGCACATTAAACTGGACCTAAACTAATGTACTctaaatgggaaataaaaatgaaattgagacaaaaaCATACACAACATATAAATATACCATTAGTTGGAAGAAGGTATTAGTGTGTTAGGATAAGGAACATCTTCTTTTGACATGTTTGAGATTATAATATGAGCATTAGATGCATTTCAGAATAGCTTCTGTGGGCATACTGTGGTGAATTTGCTAGCCTCTGTGACTCCCTTCTACATTAATCTAATAAATCATGCAAGTAAGTCAAGTAAGAAAGATCTTTTATCACTCTACTGGATAGAAGGATTTCAAGAAATAGAAGCTCCTTACCACCACTTTAAGCCCCAAATATTCTCTGTCCTTTCTAACTAGCCTCTTCCTCATTCTAGGCATAACTGTGATAGTGTCAGTCACCATGTAATTACAATTGGTTCTTTAAATATGATTTGATATATGTGACATAAAACACTTACCTCATAATAACCATTAAAACTGAATCCATTATTTGTAACTTTACATTTACTTAAATGTCAGTTCTTTATTGCTGTTTACTTACTATGTTTTaacgccccccccccccaccccagcacACACAAAAGAACAATAGGAGTTCTCTGGTAAAGAGCAGTAGAGTCAGTTGGTTGGAGTTTCATGAATATCACTTGACCCTCAGCAAGTTACATCACCAGTCAACCCCCGTTTCCTAATTGCTAGAACAAAGGAGTTGAACTATATTATCTCAAAAGACTATTCTAGTTCCTGTCAGTTTCAgtgtattattttaaacatttctaagtgttatttattctttcaggTGCCACTAGATATTTTCTATCTTTGTAGTAGTAATTCTTTTTGGATATTTAATGGAAAGTAGGAAGATATTTTTCAAAGAGCCAGAGAattgttttccccatttttccaaaaatgaaaaaaaaaatttaatggaagttcacataaaacatttaaatagtaaAAAGGCATATAAAGTGGAAAGTGATAGTTCCTAACTTTTCAAAAAGGAATTAacagtttgttatttatttttattggatatCCTTCTATGTCAAAACATATACATCCACCTTCATCAATGTTTATGGcaatagtattattattatgataTGCTATAATTATTTGATCCCTTGTTTatgaactttttgttgtttctacttaCTGTAAACAGTAACTATAATGAACATCTGgtacaaatattttttgtatgcACTTATTTCTATAGAATAAATTTCTATAGAACTTTCAGATCACAAGGGTGTACCCATTTTTACTTTTGCTATATGTGGCTAAAATGCTGTCCTGAAATGTTAACAGTCTCTTTCTGACAGTACTTTATTAATTTCTGATCAACTTTTCATGATAAACATGCATCTGTTGTGATTGGGAAGTTGTTCATAGGAAGTCAAAGCTTGAAATGCAAGAGATTTTTAAAGTGAATATATTGTGGTAAAAGAAACTGCAGTTCACTGACtggttttttatatttatttatcatgttAGATGTAGGCAagttagtgtttttttttccattttaatgttaTGTACATTTTAGTTTGTCCAGTGGTATTTTGCATTGGGACTTTGGGATAAATTAATCACTAGAGATAAGTACATTTTTactgatttcttcattttcctatgACCTTATCAAACTGCATATAAATTCTCTTATATAACAATTACAGATATGAATTGCTGATATCATTGTAACTTCATTTTTGCTCTATGAAAGCTAGCtaacccaggcgtggtggcttgcacctataatcccatcactttgggagaccaagataggaggatcacttgtgcccaggagttcaagatagcctgagcaacattgcAAGACTccatatctctacaaaatttaaaaattagccaggtttggggGCAtgacctgtagtctcagctacttgggacactgcggctgcagtgagctatgatcacaacactgcgctctagcctgggcaacagagtaagaccttgtctcttttttttctttttttttttgagacggagtctcgctctgtcgcccaggctggagtgcagtggccagatctcagctcactgcaagctccacctcccgggtttacgccattctcttgcctcagcctcccgagtagctgggactacaggcgcccaccacctcgcctggctagtttttgtatattttagtagagatggggtttcaccgtgaagaccttgtctcttaagaaaaaaaaaaagaggatgggaGTGGGAagctagctattttgaaatgtaatttcaaaatttacatgTAGAACTTACTGGTCAAGTTTTTCAGTCTTAAGACATTTTAATGGGTTATGTAAGTCACTACTATGAAAACATATTAAAGTAATTGTTAtcataattacataaaaatcttTGTGCCTTTTCTTTATAGGCATGCATTCTTCAGCAGCAACTGAGCTGTTTGCTACTGGACCTTTGCCAAGCACTGGAACACTTCCACCATCTCTCTCTGCTTATCAACATCCCACCACCTTCAGCAATAGAAACTTTGCTACCACTTCACCTTTGGTGCTTCAGGATTCAACTTTTAACACTACATCAAATGGAATTTTAAGTCATCATGACCCTTTGCTACAAATCAAGACTTCCCAGGGAACTGTTCCAACTGCTTTGGCATTTGAGCGCCTGGGCAGTTCTGTATTAAGTAACAGCATACCACCTCAGTCTTCAACATACCGCTCAGCTCAAGAGTCTGCACCCCATCTTTTACAACCTCAATTTAGTTTGTTGCCTTCAGCACTTGGGGGAGCCCAGCAGACTCCTCAAGCCTACAGTTCAACTCTCTTTACTAGTTCTACTGCTTCCATTGAAAGAGCTCTTCTTCGAGAATGTAGTGTTATCAAACACCATCAGCGGCCTTCAGGTACCCAGtcaattcaggcacaactgactgGTTCACAGCACTCCTTACATAGTTATCTATCAAATTCAAGTGTAGTTAATTTTCAGGAAACAACCAGGCAGTCTTTATCCTGTAGCCCAATTGGAGATTCCACTCAGGTGAGCAATGGAGGATTACAACAGAAGACCTCCCAGGTCTCAGTGGAACTTGCTCAGTCTTACTCATCTGCAATTCCATCATCAGGGTATCCTCCTTCTACTACAAAAGTAAAAAGCTGTTCTACAGAACAACCACTAACATCAACCAAGACCCCTAAACCTCAAAGTATAATTCCTCCTGTGCAAACACTAAGCTATTCCAAACCTTTACATAACCAGAGTTCTGTAATATCGGGCCAAGCACAAATTTATTCTACTGCGCAGCTACCAAGCCTTTTATCAGTCAGTCAGTCCCAAAATTATGGTTTAGTACAGCCACATAATGTGCCATCTATTGTTCATTCACAGGTTTATAGGTCCAGCAAGGTTGAAAAATTGCCACCCTTGTATAAAACATTGACTTTTTCTGGGTCATCTCAGACTATAACTCCTGAAAATCAGACGCTTAGTTATTCATCTAATCAGCAAGAGGTATTGTCTTCAGTTACAAATGAGAATTACCCTGCTCAAACAAGAGATCTGTCTTCAGTCAGTCAGTCTCAAAGTTACTCATCTGGTCATTCTCAGGGTTTATCACCAGTTAGCCAGACACAGGTTAGCTATTCATCTCAATCACAAGTTTTGTCAGTTGTTAGTCCTTCAGAAAGCTATGCTTCAGGGGAGTCCCTAACATTAACAGCCccttctctttcttattcttctGCCTCTCGGGCTCAGAATTTGCCAGACTCTAGCCCGACCCAGAATTATATTTCTATGCATTCTTCTCAAAATGTTCAGACTCAAGAGTCATCATCTCCCCAGTCCCAGAAGTTTTTGCCTGGTGTCCAGTCATCATCTTTTGCATCCTCTACTCATTGTCAGACATTACAAAATAACATAACTTCCCCTGACCCAAAGTCTTATGCTGAAAGAAAGCTTGACTCAGATGTGTATACATCTTCAAAGCAAGAAGATGGTTTTCCAATGCAAGAGTTACAGGTATTGCAGCCACAAGCATCTCTTGAGTCGTCAACCCAAAGGCTATCTGATGGGGAAATTAATGCTCAAGAATCAACTTATAAGGTGTCAAAGGCAGATGACAGATATTCTCAGAGTGTAATCAGAAGTAATTCCCGTCTTGAAGATCAAGTTATTGGGGTTGCTCTACAAGcgtcaaagaaagaagaaagcgtTGTTAGTTCAGTGACACAGCTTAACCAACAAATTGGCCAAGTCAGTAATGCAGCTACCCTTGATCTTAAGAATGCAACTAATTTAATACAGACTCCACAAATAAGGTTGAATACTAAAGACTTAAAGCAGCAGCATCCTCTTGTACTTAAGGTGCATGAATCCAAGGTCCAGGAACAGCACAATCAAATAATTAATGCTTCATCTCAGATTCAAATTCCAAATCATGCTTTAGGGCATGGCCATCAGGCATCTCTTCCTAATACACAGGTCCTTTTAGATTCTGCCTGTGATTTACAGATTCTTCAGCAGTCAATACTGCAGGCAGGTTTAGGTCAAGTAAAGGCATCTTTACAAGCACAGCGTGTTCAAAGCCCTCAACAAATAGTACATCCTTTCCTTCAGATGGAAGGTCATGTTATTCAAAGCAATGGCGATCATTCTCAGCAGCAACTCCATCCTCAAAATTCTGAAGTTATGAAAatggacctctctgagtcttCAAAACCGTTACAACAACATCTAACAACAAAGGGCCATTTTAGTGAAACAAATCAACATGACTCAAAGAATCAGTTTGTTTCTCTTGGATCGATGTGTTTCCCAGAGGCAGTGCTTCTTAgtgatgaaagaaatattttatcaaatgtaGATGATATCTTAGCAGCTACAGCAGCAGCTTGTGGAGTTACACCTTCTGAATTTTCCAAGTCAACTTCAAATGAAACCATGCAGGCTGTTGAAGATGGTGATTCTAAATCTCATTTTCAGCAGTCGTTAGATGTCAGGCATGTGACTTCAGATTTTAACTCTATGACAGCTACAGTAGGAAAGCCACAGAATATAAATGATACTTCCTTAAATGGAAATCAGGTTACTGTGAACCTTTCACCAGTACCTGCCCTTCAGACAAAAATGACTCTTGATCAACAGCACATTGAAACACCTGGTCAAAATATACCAACTAAAGTAACTTCAGCAGTGGTTGGACCAAGTCATGAAGTCCAGGAGCAAAGTTCTGGCCCATTCAAGAAACAGTCTGCTACCAATCTTGAATCTGAAGAAGACAGTGAAATTCCTGTTGATAGTACATTAAATAATAACAGAAACCAAGAGTTTGTTTCTAGTAGTAGAAGTATAAGTGGAGAGAGTGCTACATCAGAGAGTGAATTTACCTTAGGGGGTGAGGACAGTGGTGTGTCAATGAACCCAGCTAGGAGTGCACTTGCACTGTTGGCCATGGCCCAATCTGGGGATGCAGTCAGTGTCAAGATTGAAGAAGAAAACCAAGATTTAATGCATTTTAACcttcaaaagaaaagaactaaaggaaaaggGCAAGTTAAAGAGGAAGACAATAGTAATCAGAAACAGCTGAAAAGACCTGCCCAAGGCAAACGCCAGAATCCAAGGGGAACGGATATATACTTACCATATACTCCTCCTTCCTCAGAAAGCTGCCATGATGGTTATCAGCATCAAGAAAAAATGAGACAGAAGATCAAAGAGGTGGAGGAGAAACAACCAGAAGTCAAAACAGGATTTATTGCGTCTTTCTTAGATTTCCTGAAATCTGGGCCCAAGCAGCAGTTTTCCACTCTTGCTGTACGAATGCCTAACAGGACTAGACGGCCAGGGACCCAGATGGTTCGTACATTTTGTCCCCCACCACTTCCCAAGCCTTCATCTACAACACCCACACCTTCAGTGTCTGAAACTGGCGGTAACAGTCCATCAGATAAAGTTGATAATGAACTTAAAAACTTGGaacatttatcttcattttcttctgatgAAGATGATCCTGGATGTAGTCAAGATGCTTATAAAAGCATCTCTACTCCCTTAACTACTTTGGATGCTACTtctgataaaaagaagaaaacaggtaaagttttaaaatttagattcataattattactttcttctttttcggGCTATAGCTCACATTTTaagcttttttcacttaaagcaGGTCTGCAAGTATATTTTCAGGACAAAATGTATAGGTAGGTATcttaaggactttttaaaaaaaattttcttgccTATAGGAAAGGTCTGGGTTTTAGGTTAAGTAGTTCTgatttttcttggctttttgcCAAAGGCAGCATAATCTGTACAGTGTGCCATCCAGATTTCTCTAATCTGAGACATTGTGAGGTAAGTATTGCTGTAGTATAAACCTGATACATTTTCTTAGTTTGCCAATTTTATCTGAGGATTAACATTTTAGTATTAAATATggttatgtttaaatatgttgcAGTAGTCCAAGTGACAAATGATAGCTTTTTTCAGATGAGACAACAGGGATGTTACAGAGTTAAAGTCGGAACCATTAAATATGGTTATATGCAGCATGCGTAtaataattaagataaaatttaaaaattttgtgctgGCTCCAGATTATATACCCAAATCTTTGGGTATGTGTTTCACTTGACTCTGTGGCTAAGGGAGCTTtagaggaaatattttaagaagcatTGACTTTATATAAACAATTGGCAGTAAGTATGGAATTTTCTATTGTAAGAAACATGCCAaggaaaaatttatttgtaacaatAATACAACTGCcacctctgtgccaggaactagTAGCAATGCTGTGAGATACACATTGTTATCTCCAATATACAGATGATATAACtgagaataaatgaa
The genomic region above belongs to Papio anubis isolate 15944 chromosome 12, Panubis1.0, whole genome shotgun sequence and contains:
- the QSER1 gene encoding glutamine and serine-rich protein 1 isoform X1, whose translation is MDRNYATSGFTEPPPPPAPPAAPAPASAAAQPPAPAWAYEPRAAAAAASSSCSSGSCSSGSSPSLKASLSYEEGHPLHSETDLLQRQSFAASHQLPGYAPTPQPTGLSGIFDTSVNSASSNTKESSVMNFLSTAESRTAQAAASGTTLLPQFRAPSWQTGMHSSAATELFATGPLPSTGTLPPSLSAYQHPTTFSNRNFATTSPLVLQDSTFNTTSNGILSHHDPLLQIKTSQGTVPTALAFERLGSSVLSNSIPPQSSTYRSAQESAPHLLQPQFSLLPSALGGAQQTPQAYSSTLFTSSTASIERALLRECSVIKHHQRPSGTQSIQAQLTGSQHSLHSYLSNSSVVNFQETTRQSLSCSPIGDSTQVSNGGLQQKTSQVSVELAQSYSSAIPSSGYPPSTTKVKSCSTEQPLTSTKTPKPQSIIPPVQTLSYSKPLHNQSSVISGQAQIYSTAQLPSLLSVSQSQNYGLVQPHNVPSIVHSQVYRSSKVEKLPPLYKTLTFSGSSQTITPENQTLSYSSNQQEVLSSVTNENYPAQTRDLSSVSQSQSYSSGHSQGLSPVSQTQVSYSSQSQVLSVVSPSESYASGESLTLTAPSLSYSSASRAQNLPDSSPTQNYISMHSSQNVQTQESSSPQSQKFLPGVQSSSFASSTHCQTLQNNITSPDPKSYAERKLDSDVYTSSKQEDGFPMQELQVLQPQASLESSTQRLSDGEINAQESTYKVSKADDRYSQSVIRSNSRLEDQVIGVALQASKKEESVVSSVTQLNQQIGQVSNAATLDLKNATNLIQTPQIRLNTKDLKQQHPLVLKVHESKVQEQHNQIINASSQIQIPNHALGHGHQASLPNTQVLLDSACDLQILQQSILQAGLGQVKASLQAQRVQSPQQIVHPFLQMEGHVIQSNGDHSQQQLHPQNSEVMKMDLSESSKPLQQHLTTKGHFSETNQHDSKNQFVSLGSMCFPEAVLLSDERNILSNVDDILAATAAACGVTPSEFSKSTSNETMQAVEDGDSKSHFQQSLDVRHVTSDFNSMTATVGKPQNINDTSLNGNQVTVNLSPVPALQTKMTLDQQHIETPGQNIPTKVTSAVVGPSHEVQEQSSGPFKKQSATNLESEEDSEIPVDSTLNNNRNQEFVSSSRSISGESATSESEFTLGGEDSGVSMNPARSALALLAMAQSGDAVSVKIEEENQDLMHFNLQKKRTKGKGQVKEEDNSNQKQLKRPAQGKRQNPRGTDIYLPYTPPSSESCHDGYQHQEKMRQKIKEVEEKQPEVKTGFIASFLDFLKSGPKQQFSTLAVRMPNRTRRPGTQMVRTFCPPPLPKPSSTTPTPSVSETGGNSPSDKVDNELKNLEHLSSFSSDEDDPGCSQDAYKSISTPLTTLDATSDKKKKTEALQVATTSPTANTTGTATTSSTTVGAVKQEPLHSTSYAVNILENISSSESSKPIELDGLPSDQFAKGQDTVAIEGCTDEENTESGGEGQYRERDEFVVKIEDIETFKEALKTGKEPPAIWKVQKALLQKFVPEIRDGQREFAATNSYLGYFGDAKSKYKRIYVKFIENANKKEYVRVCSKKPRNKPSQAIRTVQAKPSSSSKASDPPASKTTTTKTPSVKPKVKQLKVKAEPPPKKRKKWKEEFSSSQSDSSPEIHTSSSDDEEFDPPAPFVTRFLNTRAMKETFKSYMELLVSIALDPDTMQALEKSNDELLLPHMKKIDGMLNDNRKRLLLNLHLDQSFKNALESFPELTIITRDSKAKSGGTAISKIKMNGKAYNKKTLRTSKTTAKSAQEFAVDPEKIQLYSLYHSLHHYKYHVYLICKDEISSVQKKNEDLGQEEIVQLCMKNVKWVEDLFEKFGELLNHVQQKCS